Proteins from a genomic interval of Cuculus canorus isolate bCucCan1 chromosome 19, bCucCan1.pri, whole genome shotgun sequence:
- the LAMC3 gene encoding laminin subunit gamma-3 isoform X1 — MAQPLGLCLLVLLGLGAGVSPACWDPQGQPRRCMPVFENAAFGRAVEVTNTCGSPPEEYCLQMGARHASTLCHRCDASDPRHHHNTSFLTDFHSQEESTWWQSQSMAFGIQYPNSVNITLHLGKAYEITYVRLKFHTSRPESFAIYKRSHADGPWVPFQFYSASCEKTYGKRQRHYLRPGEDEQVAFCTDEFSDISPLSGGNVAFSTLEGRPSAYNFDGSPALQEWVTVTDLLISLNRLNTFGDDIFKDPKVLQSYYYAISDFSVGGRCKCNGHASECAPDETGQLVCVCQHNTAGTDCERCQPFYQDRPWARGTAEAANECLPCNCSGRSEECFYDRELYRRSGHGGHCLNCRDNTDGPHCERCRQNHYRWEQQASCQPCHCHPAGSLQPQCDSSGTCTCKANVTGWKCERCKDGYHSLSEGGCRPCTCDPAGSVGTCDPNTGHCTCKERVEGHLCNRCQPGWFNLQTQNPAGCTSCFCYGHSTACMAADGYEVTHIRSDFSQGLEGWAATAPSTKDLPLRWAAGEIVTEWDGEEPVDFLAPEKFLQNQRLSYGQFLSLLLGVKVNGTWTEIDVPLLRVQLVLEGEGMEITLSSSESQPQQGKQAVTFRVHEAEEGVEPLLSAFSFQRLLSNLTALRLRVSHSPVRGRLSLSEVQLTSARSGPGTRASWVEECTCPPGYAGQFCQSCAPGFKREIPFGGPFVSCVPCACNQHGDCHPLSGHCQCLHDTEGPSCERCSPGFYGNPFVGRFDDCKPCPCPGRSPCTEMPGSGEVVCTHCPPGQRGKRCELCDDGFFGDPLGQRGPVRPCIPCQCHGNVDLNAVGNCDPVSGRCLRCLYNTTGEHCERCRPGFYGDALAPNPAGKCAACDCNPDGSAPGLEGCDPTTGQCRCLPHVMGRACELCQPGYYGLQPAVGCKSCECHPTGSRDSECHVLTGQCSCQPGVTGEQCDRCHHGFFGLSARGCRACNCSPLGSVTPQCHENSTCLCHPGFVGYKCDRCQANFFLDPPSSRCQQCPVCYGLVKDQADQLKARLQEMEEWLQKPGCDAHPGQSPMLGDVPRGDGLLSPHLLQGAREALSAQVDLLAGALGIAWGRLGNASQATGCSGHGPPKTCVLLSEIRAALQSAQREILHAADTLATMIPQEIPQQPTNWSRWALKSRALAESHRDVAAQVEAVVGRALHASNASAELLRSLLEGNATWEAQNELEAGYEEIQQAQEELRSGVAEVAAEATRVFTAVQRANTDMAEKLLQVAVLGQALPVRVGALAQDLAALEQAVEAQEPSAQQAIEASHALAAGLRQELQKTHGFKQLRDQAGSAHSTATSAISRGEAVLSDAESLLASLEGMKKVLGHRKGQAALRRRMTLVRDRVIVEAQRKIKQAEKMLGNSLSPSTTAQKMAREAEQVSGESAKRAQAVLQKSKQAHKQASQLATHANQTQRELAQQERVAEKLRKDLEEAHQVGTEVSEMAKSLQEAQGLLISDIETLNNLLSSLGNLDQAAQVDTVLSAGRLQLERLWLRLGAPGALAGQLSLLQQEAARQQEKIQAFESDLAEIQADKQNLEDILRSLPEGCSK; from the exons ATGGCACAACCTCtggggctctgcctgctggtCCTACTGGGGTTGGGAGCGGGGGTCTCGCCTGCCTGCTGGGACCCCCAGGGCCAGCCCCGTCGCTGCATGCCCGTCTTCGAGAACGCTGCCTTCGGCCGGGCCGTCGAGGTCACCAACACGTGTGGTTCTCCCCCCGAGGAGTACTGCCTGCAGATGGGTGCCCGCCACGCCAGCACCCTGTGCCACCGCTGCGACGCCTCCGACCCCCGGCACCACCACAACACCTCCTTCCTCACCGATTTCCACAGCCAGGAGGAGAGCACTTGGTGGCAGAGTCAGTCCATGGCCTTTGGCATCCAGTACCCCAACTCCGTCAACATCACCCTCCACCTGG GAAAAGCCTATGAGATCACCTATGTGCGGCTGAAGTTTCACACCAGTCGCCCTGAGAGCTTCGCCATCTACAAGCGCAGCCACGCCGATGGGCCCTGGGTGCCCTTCCAGTTCTACAGCGCATCCTGCGAGAAAACCTACGGGAAACGGCAGCGGCACTACCTGCGGCCAGGGGAGGATGAGCAAGTGGCCTTCTGCACCGATGAATTCAGTGACATCTCCCCGCTGAGCGGGGGCAACGTGGCCTTCTCCACCCTTGAGGGGCGGCCCAGCGCCTACAATTTCGATGGGAGCCCCGCGTTGCAG GAGTGGGTGACTGTAACTGACCTACTCATCTCCTTGAACCGGCTCAACACGTTTGGGGATGACATCTTCAAGGACCCCAAGGTGCTGCAGTCGTACTACTATGCCATCTCTGACTTCTCTGTTGGTGGCAG GTGCAAATGCAACGGCCACGCCAGCGAGTGTGCCCCGGATGAGACTGGGCAGCTGGTCTGCGTGTGCCAGCACAACACGGCTGGCACGGACTGCGAGCGCTGCCAGCCCTTCTACCAGGATCGACCCTGGGCTCGTGGCACCGCCGAGGCTGCCAACGAGTGTCTTC cttGCAACTGCAGCGGCCGCTCCGAGGAGTGTTTCTATGACCGGGAGCTGTACCGCCGCAGCGGGCACGGGGGCCACTGCCTTAACTGCCGTGACAACACGGACGGACCCCACTGCGAACGCTGCCGGCAGAACCACTACCGCTGGGAGCAGCAGGCgtcctgccagccctgccactgCCACCCCGCAG gctccctgcagccccagtgTGACAGCTCAGGGACCTGCACCTGCAAAGCCAACGTGACGGGCTGGAAGTGCGAGCGCTGCAAGGATGGCTATCACAGCCTCAGCGAAGGCGGCTGCAG ACCCTGCACCTGCGATCCCGCAGGCAGTGTGGGCACCTGCGACCCCAACACGGGGCATTGCACCTGCAAGGAGAGGGTGGAGGGGCACTTGTGCAACAG GTGCCAGCCGGGCTGGTTTAACCTGCAGACTCAGAACCCTGCTGGCTGCACCAGCTGCTTCTGCTACGGCCACTCCACCGCCTGCATGGCAGCAGATGGCTACGAGGTGACCCACATCCGCTCGGACTTCAGCCAAG GGCTGGAAGGTTGGGCTGCCACAGCTCCAAGTACCAAGGACCTGCCTCTGCGTTGGGCTGCTGGGGAGATTGTCACCgagtgggatggagaggagccAGTGGATTTTCTTGCACCAG AGAAGTTTCTGCAGAACCAGCGTCTCAGTTACGGGCAgttcctgtccctgctgctgggagTGAAGGTGAACGGTACATGGACAGAGATCGACGTTCCTCTTCTCCGGGTCCAGCTGGTGCTGGAGGGTGAAGGGATGGAGATCACCCTGTCCAGCAGTGAGAGCCAGCCGCAGCAAGGAAAGCAGGCTGTCACCTTCAG GGTGCACGAGGCAGAGGAGGGTGTGGAGCCTTTGCTGTCAGCCTTCAGCTTCCAGCGCTTGCTCTCCAACTTGACCGCGCTCCGCCTTCGTGTGAGCCACAGCCCTGTGCGAG GCAGGTTGTCCTTGAGCGAGGTCCAGCTCACGTCAGCTCGCTCCGGGCCAGGGACACGAGCAAGCTGGGTGGAGGAGTGCACGTGTCCCCCAGGATACGCTGGGCAGTTCTGCCAGTCCTGTGCACCGGGCTTCAAGCGGGAGATCCCCTTTGGTGGCCCCTTCGTCAGCTGCGTGCCCTGTGCCTGCAACCAGCATGGGGACTGCCACCCCCTCTCAG GGCACTGCCAGTGCTTGCACGATACAGAAGGTCCTTCCTGTGAGCGCTGCAGCCCTGGGTTTTACGGCAACCCCTTCGTAGGGCGCTTCGATGACTGCAAACCATGCCCCTGCCCTGGCCGCTCGCCCTGCACCGAGATGCCTGGCAGCGGGGAGGTGGTCTGCACCCATTGCCCTCCGGGGCAGCGAG GAAAACGCTGCGAGCTCTGCGACGATGGTTtttttggggaccccctgggCCAGAGGGGCCCTGTGCGTCCCTGCATCCCCTGCCAGTGTCACGGGAATGTGGATCTCAACGCTGTGGGGAACTGTGACCCTGTGTCCGGACGGTGCCTGCGCTGCCTATACAACACAACAGGCGAGCACTGCGAGAGGTGTCGACCGGGCTTCTACGGGGATGCACTGGCTCCCAACCCTGCTGGGAAATGTGCCG CTTGTGATTGCAACCCTGACGGCTCAGCCCCGGGGCTGGAGGGCTGCGATCCCACCACAGGCCAGTGCCGCTGCCTCCCACACGTGATGGGCAGAGCCTGCGAGCTCTGCCAGCCGGGCTACTACGGTCTGCAGCCCGCTGTGGGGTGCAAGAG CTGCGAGTGCCACCCGACGGGGTCGCGGGACAGCGAGTGCCATGTGCTGACGGGGCAGTGCTCCTGCCAGCCGGGTGTCACAGGGGAGCAATGTGACCGATGCCACCACGGCTTCTTTGGCTTGTCTGCCAGGGGCTGCCGAG CCTGCAACTGCTCCCCACTGGGCTCCGTCACCCCACAGTGCCACGAGAACAGCACCTGCCTCTGTCACCCCGGCTTTGTGGGCTACAAGTGTGACCGGTGCCAGGCCAACTTCTTCCTCGACCCCCCGAGCTCCCGCTGCCAGCAGTGTCCTGTCTGCTATGGGCTGGTGAAGGACCAG GCTGACCAGCTGAAGGCCAGGctgcaggagatggaggaaTGGCTGCAAAAACCAGGCTGTGACGCCCACCCAGGGCAGTCGCCCATGCTGGGAGATGTGCCCCGGGGAGATGGGCTGCTCAGCCCTCACCTTCTGCAAG GTGCCCGGGAAGCCCTCTCAGCGCAGGTGGATCTGCTGGCAGGGGCGCTGGGCATTGCGTGGGGACGTCTTGGCAATGCCAGCCAGGCCACCGGCTGCTCTGGCCATGGACCCCCCAAGACCTGTGTCCTACTGTCAGAGATTAGGGCAGCCCTGCAGTCAGCACAGAGGGAGATCCTGCATGCAGCGGACACCCTGGCTACCATG ATTCCCCAGGAAATCCCTCAGCAGCCCACGAACTGGAGCCGTTGGGCGCTGAAGTCACGGGCGCTGGCTGAGAG ccacagggaCGTTGCGGCACAGGTGGAGGCGGTGGTTGGGAGAGCGCTGCATGCTTCCAATGCCAGCGCTGAGCTCCTGCGGAGTCTGCTGGAGGGGAATGCGACGTGGGAGGCACAGAACGAGCTGGAGGCCGG GTATGAGGAAATCCAGCAGGCGCAGGAGGAGCTGCGCTCTGGTGTGGCAGAGGTGGCCGCGGAGGCCACGAGGGTTTTCACAGCAGTGCAGCGGGCAAACACCGACATGGCTGAGAAACTTCTGCaggtggctgtgctggggcag GCGCTGCCGGTGCGGGTTGGAGCCCTGGCACAGGACCTGGCGGCGCTGGAGCAGGCAGTGGAGGCGCAGGAACCATCGGCTCAACAAGCCATCGAGGCATCCCACGCTCTGGCAGCTGGATTGcgccaggagctgcagaagacTCACGGCTTCAAGCAG CTACGGGACCAGGCTGGCTCAGCCCACAGCACGGCCACCTCAGCCATCTCGCGTGGAGAAGCCGTGCTCTCCGACGCAGAGTCCCTTCTGGCCAGCTTGGAAG GCATGAAGAAGGTGCTGGGTCATCGGAAGGGCCAGGCTgccctgaggaggaggatgacACTTGTACGGGACAGGGTGATAGTGGAAGCCCAGAGGAAGATTAAACAGGCAGAGAAGATGCTGGGAAACTCTTTGTCCCCCTCCACCACAGCCCAGAAGATGGCCAGGGAGGCCGAGCAAGTCTCCGGAGAGAGTGCCAAG AGGGCACAGGCGGTGCTGCAGAAGAGCAAGCAGGCCCACAAGCAAGCCAGCCAGCTCGCCACGCATGCCAACCAGACCCAGCGGGAGCTCGCCCAGCAGGAGCGTGTGGCTGAGAAGCTCAGGAAAGACCTAGAGGAAGCCCACCAG GTGGGGACAGAGGTGAGCGAGATGGCGAAAAGTCTCCAGGAAGCCCAAGGTTTGCTCATCTCGGACATCGAGACCCTGAACAACCTGCTGAGCAGCCTAG GCAAcctggatcaggctgcacaGGTGGATACGGTGCTGAGCGCTGGGCGGCTGCAGCTGGAGCGGCTGTGGCTGCGCCTGGGTGCACCGGGCGCCCTGGCCGGGCAGCTcagcctgctgcagcaggaggcgGCACGACAGCAGGAGAAGATCCAGGCATTCGAGAGTGACTTGGCTGAGATCCAGGCTGACAAGCAGAACCTGGAGGACATTTTGCGAAGCCTTCCTGAGGGCTGCTCCAAGTGA
- the LAMC3 gene encoding laminin subunit gamma-3 isoform X2 translates to MAQPLGLCLLVLLGLGAGVSPACWDPQGQPRRCMPVFENAAFGRAVEVTNTCGSPPEEYCLQMGARHASTLCHRCDASDPRHHHNTSFLTDFHSQEESTWWQSQSMAFGIQYPNSVNITLHLGKAYEITYVRLKFHTSRPESFAIYKRSHADGPWVPFQFYSASCEKTYGKRQRHYLRPGEDEQVAFCTDEFSDISPLSGGNVAFSTLEGRPSAYNFDGSPALQEWVTVTDLLISLNRLNTFGDDIFKDPKVLQSYYYAISDFSVGGRCKCNGHASECAPDETGQLVCVCQHNTAGTDCERCQPFYQDRPWARGTAEAANECLPCNCSGRSEECFYDRELYRRSGHGGHCLNCRDNTDGPHCERCRQNHYRWEQQASCQPCHCHPAGSLQPQCDSSGTCTCKANVTGWKCERCKDGYHSLSEGGCRPCTCDPAGSVGTCDPNTGHCTCKERVEGHLCNRCQPGWFNLQTQNPAGCTSCFCYGHSTACMAADGYEVTHIRSDFSQGLEGWAATAPSTKDLPLRWAAGEIVTEWDGEEPVDFLAPEKFLQNQRLSYGQFLSLLLGVKVNGTWTEIDVPLLRVQLVLEGEGMEITLSSSESQPQQGKQAVTFRVHEAEEGVEPLLSAFSFQRLLSNLTALRLRVSHSPVRGRLSLSEVQLTSARSGPGTRASWVEECTCPPGYAGQFCQSCAPGFKREIPFGGPFVSCVPCACNQHGDCHPLSGHCQCLHDTEGPSCERCSPGFYGNPFVGRFDDCKPCPCPGRSPCTEMPGSGEVVCTHCPPGQRGKRCELCDDGFFGDPLGQRGPVRPCIPCQCHGNVDLNAVGNCDPVSGRCLRCLYNTTGEHCERCRPGFYGDALAPNPAGKCAACDCNPDGSAPGLEGCDPTTGQCRCLPHVMGRACELCQPGYYGLQPAVGCKSCECHPTGSRDSECHVLTGQCSCQPGVTGEQCDRCHHGFFGLSARGCRACNCSPLGSVTPQCHENSTCLCHPGFVGYKCDRCQANFFLDPPSSRCQQCPVCYGLVKDQADQLKARLQEMEEWLQKPGCDAHPGQSPMLGDVPRGDGLLSPHLLQGAREALSAQVDLLAGALGIAWGRLGNASQATGCSGHGPPKTCVLLSEIRAALQSAQREILHAADTLATMEIPQEIPQQPTNWSRWALKSRALAESHRDVAAQVEAVVGRALHASNASAELLRSLLEGNATWEAQNELEAGYEEIQQAQEELRSGVAEVAAEATRVFTAVQRANTDMAEKLLQVAVLGQALPVRVGALAQDLAALEQAVEAQEPSAQQAIEASHALAAGLRQELQKTHGFKQLRDQAGSAHSTATSAISRGEAVLSDAESLLASLEGMKKVLGHRKGQAALRRRMTLVRDRVIVEAQRKIKQAEKMLGNSLSPSTTAQKMAREAEQVSGESAKRAQAVLQKSKQAHKQASQLATHANQTQRELAQQERVAEKLRKDLEEAHQATWIRLHRWIRC, encoded by the exons ATGGCACAACCTCtggggctctgcctgctggtCCTACTGGGGTTGGGAGCGGGGGTCTCGCCTGCCTGCTGGGACCCCCAGGGCCAGCCCCGTCGCTGCATGCCCGTCTTCGAGAACGCTGCCTTCGGCCGGGCCGTCGAGGTCACCAACACGTGTGGTTCTCCCCCCGAGGAGTACTGCCTGCAGATGGGTGCCCGCCACGCCAGCACCCTGTGCCACCGCTGCGACGCCTCCGACCCCCGGCACCACCACAACACCTCCTTCCTCACCGATTTCCACAGCCAGGAGGAGAGCACTTGGTGGCAGAGTCAGTCCATGGCCTTTGGCATCCAGTACCCCAACTCCGTCAACATCACCCTCCACCTGG GAAAAGCCTATGAGATCACCTATGTGCGGCTGAAGTTTCACACCAGTCGCCCTGAGAGCTTCGCCATCTACAAGCGCAGCCACGCCGATGGGCCCTGGGTGCCCTTCCAGTTCTACAGCGCATCCTGCGAGAAAACCTACGGGAAACGGCAGCGGCACTACCTGCGGCCAGGGGAGGATGAGCAAGTGGCCTTCTGCACCGATGAATTCAGTGACATCTCCCCGCTGAGCGGGGGCAACGTGGCCTTCTCCACCCTTGAGGGGCGGCCCAGCGCCTACAATTTCGATGGGAGCCCCGCGTTGCAG GAGTGGGTGACTGTAACTGACCTACTCATCTCCTTGAACCGGCTCAACACGTTTGGGGATGACATCTTCAAGGACCCCAAGGTGCTGCAGTCGTACTACTATGCCATCTCTGACTTCTCTGTTGGTGGCAG GTGCAAATGCAACGGCCACGCCAGCGAGTGTGCCCCGGATGAGACTGGGCAGCTGGTCTGCGTGTGCCAGCACAACACGGCTGGCACGGACTGCGAGCGCTGCCAGCCCTTCTACCAGGATCGACCCTGGGCTCGTGGCACCGCCGAGGCTGCCAACGAGTGTCTTC cttGCAACTGCAGCGGCCGCTCCGAGGAGTGTTTCTATGACCGGGAGCTGTACCGCCGCAGCGGGCACGGGGGCCACTGCCTTAACTGCCGTGACAACACGGACGGACCCCACTGCGAACGCTGCCGGCAGAACCACTACCGCTGGGAGCAGCAGGCgtcctgccagccctgccactgCCACCCCGCAG gctccctgcagccccagtgTGACAGCTCAGGGACCTGCACCTGCAAAGCCAACGTGACGGGCTGGAAGTGCGAGCGCTGCAAGGATGGCTATCACAGCCTCAGCGAAGGCGGCTGCAG ACCCTGCACCTGCGATCCCGCAGGCAGTGTGGGCACCTGCGACCCCAACACGGGGCATTGCACCTGCAAGGAGAGGGTGGAGGGGCACTTGTGCAACAG GTGCCAGCCGGGCTGGTTTAACCTGCAGACTCAGAACCCTGCTGGCTGCACCAGCTGCTTCTGCTACGGCCACTCCACCGCCTGCATGGCAGCAGATGGCTACGAGGTGACCCACATCCGCTCGGACTTCAGCCAAG GGCTGGAAGGTTGGGCTGCCACAGCTCCAAGTACCAAGGACCTGCCTCTGCGTTGGGCTGCTGGGGAGATTGTCACCgagtgggatggagaggagccAGTGGATTTTCTTGCACCAG AGAAGTTTCTGCAGAACCAGCGTCTCAGTTACGGGCAgttcctgtccctgctgctgggagTGAAGGTGAACGGTACATGGACAGAGATCGACGTTCCTCTTCTCCGGGTCCAGCTGGTGCTGGAGGGTGAAGGGATGGAGATCACCCTGTCCAGCAGTGAGAGCCAGCCGCAGCAAGGAAAGCAGGCTGTCACCTTCAG GGTGCACGAGGCAGAGGAGGGTGTGGAGCCTTTGCTGTCAGCCTTCAGCTTCCAGCGCTTGCTCTCCAACTTGACCGCGCTCCGCCTTCGTGTGAGCCACAGCCCTGTGCGAG GCAGGTTGTCCTTGAGCGAGGTCCAGCTCACGTCAGCTCGCTCCGGGCCAGGGACACGAGCAAGCTGGGTGGAGGAGTGCACGTGTCCCCCAGGATACGCTGGGCAGTTCTGCCAGTCCTGTGCACCGGGCTTCAAGCGGGAGATCCCCTTTGGTGGCCCCTTCGTCAGCTGCGTGCCCTGTGCCTGCAACCAGCATGGGGACTGCCACCCCCTCTCAG GGCACTGCCAGTGCTTGCACGATACAGAAGGTCCTTCCTGTGAGCGCTGCAGCCCTGGGTTTTACGGCAACCCCTTCGTAGGGCGCTTCGATGACTGCAAACCATGCCCCTGCCCTGGCCGCTCGCCCTGCACCGAGATGCCTGGCAGCGGGGAGGTGGTCTGCACCCATTGCCCTCCGGGGCAGCGAG GAAAACGCTGCGAGCTCTGCGACGATGGTTtttttggggaccccctgggCCAGAGGGGCCCTGTGCGTCCCTGCATCCCCTGCCAGTGTCACGGGAATGTGGATCTCAACGCTGTGGGGAACTGTGACCCTGTGTCCGGACGGTGCCTGCGCTGCCTATACAACACAACAGGCGAGCACTGCGAGAGGTGTCGACCGGGCTTCTACGGGGATGCACTGGCTCCCAACCCTGCTGGGAAATGTGCCG CTTGTGATTGCAACCCTGACGGCTCAGCCCCGGGGCTGGAGGGCTGCGATCCCACCACAGGCCAGTGCCGCTGCCTCCCACACGTGATGGGCAGAGCCTGCGAGCTCTGCCAGCCGGGCTACTACGGTCTGCAGCCCGCTGTGGGGTGCAAGAG CTGCGAGTGCCACCCGACGGGGTCGCGGGACAGCGAGTGCCATGTGCTGACGGGGCAGTGCTCCTGCCAGCCGGGTGTCACAGGGGAGCAATGTGACCGATGCCACCACGGCTTCTTTGGCTTGTCTGCCAGGGGCTGCCGAG CCTGCAACTGCTCCCCACTGGGCTCCGTCACCCCACAGTGCCACGAGAACAGCACCTGCCTCTGTCACCCCGGCTTTGTGGGCTACAAGTGTGACCGGTGCCAGGCCAACTTCTTCCTCGACCCCCCGAGCTCCCGCTGCCAGCAGTGTCCTGTCTGCTATGGGCTGGTGAAGGACCAG GCTGACCAGCTGAAGGCCAGGctgcaggagatggaggaaTGGCTGCAAAAACCAGGCTGTGACGCCCACCCAGGGCAGTCGCCCATGCTGGGAGATGTGCCCCGGGGAGATGGGCTGCTCAGCCCTCACCTTCTGCAAG GTGCCCGGGAAGCCCTCTCAGCGCAGGTGGATCTGCTGGCAGGGGCGCTGGGCATTGCGTGGGGACGTCTTGGCAATGCCAGCCAGGCCACCGGCTGCTCTGGCCATGGACCCCCCAAGACCTGTGTCCTACTGTCAGAGATTAGGGCAGCCCTGCAGTCAGCACAGAGGGAGATCCTGCATGCAGCGGACACCCTGGCTACCATG GAGATTCCCCAGGAAATCCCTCAGCAGCCCACGAACTGGAGCCGTTGGGCGCTGAAGTCACGGGCGCTGGCTGAGAG ccacagggaCGTTGCGGCACAGGTGGAGGCGGTGGTTGGGAGAGCGCTGCATGCTTCCAATGCCAGCGCTGAGCTCCTGCGGAGTCTGCTGGAGGGGAATGCGACGTGGGAGGCACAGAACGAGCTGGAGGCCGG GTATGAGGAAATCCAGCAGGCGCAGGAGGAGCTGCGCTCTGGTGTGGCAGAGGTGGCCGCGGAGGCCACGAGGGTTTTCACAGCAGTGCAGCGGGCAAACACCGACATGGCTGAGAAACTTCTGCaggtggctgtgctggggcag GCGCTGCCGGTGCGGGTTGGAGCCCTGGCACAGGACCTGGCGGCGCTGGAGCAGGCAGTGGAGGCGCAGGAACCATCGGCTCAACAAGCCATCGAGGCATCCCACGCTCTGGCAGCTGGATTGcgccaggagctgcagaagacTCACGGCTTCAAGCAG CTACGGGACCAGGCTGGCTCAGCCCACAGCACGGCCACCTCAGCCATCTCGCGTGGAGAAGCCGTGCTCTCCGACGCAGAGTCCCTTCTGGCCAGCTTGGAAG GCATGAAGAAGGTGCTGGGTCATCGGAAGGGCCAGGCTgccctgaggaggaggatgacACTTGTACGGGACAGGGTGATAGTGGAAGCCCAGAGGAAGATTAAACAGGCAGAGAAGATGCTGGGAAACTCTTTGTCCCCCTCCACCACAGCCCAGAAGATGGCCAGGGAGGCCGAGCAAGTCTCCGGAGAGAGTGCCAAG AGGGCACAGGCGGTGCTGCAGAAGAGCAAGCAGGCCCACAAGCAAGCCAGCCAGCTCGCCACGCATGCCAACCAGACCCAGCGGGAGCTCGCCCAGCAGGAGCGTGTGGCTGAGAAGCTCAGGAAAGACCTAGAGGAAGCCCACCAG GCAAcctggatcaggctgcacaGGTGGATACGGTGCTGA